The Streptomyces sp. RKAG293 genome includes a region encoding these proteins:
- a CDS encoding MFS transporter: MSTSLSTAPLTAPAPTRRHHPLLALSAIVGTQLMLLLDATVVNVALPGIGADLGFSSTGMSWILNVYILAFGGLLLLGSRIGDLIGRRRALIIGVLAFTAASVAGGFATDATLLLVSRGAQGAAAALAAPSTLALLTTTFTEGTERNRALSVFSAISGAGSAVGLIVGGMLTEWGSWRWVFFINIPVGLAIAALAPRYVAETARHPGGRFDVAGALTGTLGMASLVYAFIRVADQGWGDTRALTTFGAAAALLAAFLVNEVRAERPLVVLRLFADRNRALAYGCMLLIPAGMFGVFYFSTQFLQGVLGYSPLRTGFAFLPLAAPLFVAARTAPRALARFGAKRVASAGALLSLSGTLWLSQLDAGTGYAGALLGPLALIGVGVGFTMMPLNTLILTGVQPRDAGSASGLLQTMQQIGGSLGLSILVTVFGTAARHAGGGAGEVFTAGATAAFAAAAVFTGLALLLVLAVRAPSKR, from the coding sequence ATGTCCACATCCTTGAGCACGGCTCCACTCACCGCCCCCGCCCCGACCCGGCGGCACCACCCGTTACTCGCTCTCTCCGCCATCGTCGGCACCCAGCTGATGCTGCTGCTGGATGCGACCGTGGTGAACGTCGCCCTGCCGGGCATAGGCGCCGACCTGGGCTTCTCCTCCACTGGCATGTCCTGGATCCTGAACGTCTACATCCTCGCGTTCGGCGGTCTGCTGCTGCTCGGCAGCCGGATCGGCGACCTCATCGGCCGCCGCCGCGCCCTGATCATCGGCGTGCTGGCCTTCACCGCCGCCTCGGTGGCCGGCGGATTCGCCACCGACGCGACGCTGCTGCTCGTCTCCCGCGGCGCCCAGGGAGCCGCCGCCGCACTGGCCGCGCCCAGCACCCTCGCCCTGTTGACCACCACCTTCACCGAGGGCACCGAGCGCAACCGCGCGCTCAGCGTGTTCTCCGCGATCTCCGGCGCCGGCTCCGCCGTCGGCCTCATCGTCGGCGGGATGCTCACCGAATGGGGTTCCTGGCGCTGGGTGTTCTTCATCAACATCCCGGTCGGGCTCGCCATCGCCGCGCTGGCCCCGCGCTACGTCGCCGAGACGGCCCGCCACCCCGGCGGCCGGTTCGACGTCGCCGGGGCGCTCACCGGCACCCTCGGCATGGCCTCGCTCGTCTACGCGTTCATCCGCGTCGCCGACCAGGGCTGGGGCGACACCCGGGCGCTGACCACCTTCGGCGCGGCGGCCGCGCTGCTCGCCGCGTTCCTCGTCAACGAGGTACGGGCCGAGCGGCCGCTGGTCGTGCTGCGGCTGTTCGCGGACCGCAACCGGGCCCTCGCCTACGGCTGCATGCTGCTCATCCCGGCGGGCATGTTCGGGGTCTTCTACTTCTCCACCCAGTTCCTGCAGGGCGTACTGGGCTACAGCCCGCTGCGGACCGGCTTCGCCTTCCTCCCGCTGGCCGCCCCGCTCTTCGTGGCCGCCCGCACCGCCCCGCGCGCGCTGGCCCGCTTCGGCGCCAAGCGCGTCGCGTCGGCCGGCGCCCTGCTCTCGCTCAGCGGGACGCTGTGGCTCTCGCAGCTCGACGCGGGCACCGGATACGCGGGCGCGCTGCTCGGGCCGCTGGCCCTCATCGGGGTGGGTGTCGGCTTCACGATGATGCCGCTCAACACCCTCATCCTGACGGGCGTCCAGCCGCGCGACGCCGGTTCGGCGTCCGGACTGCTGCAGACGATGCAGCAGATCGGCGGCAGCCTGGGCCTGTCGATCCTCGTCACGGTCTTCGGCACCGCGGCCCGGCACGCCGGCGGGGGTGCCGGGGAGGTCTTCACGGCGGGCGCCACCGCCGCCTTCGCGGCGGCCGCCGTCTTCACCGGCCTGGCGCTGCTGCTCGTCCTGGCCGTCCGGGCGCCCTCGAAACGCTGA
- a CDS encoding acyl-CoA carboxylase subunit beta produces MAEPEHDIHTTAGKLADLRRRMEEATHAGSERAVEKQHAKGKLTARERIELLLDEDSFVELDELARHRSTNFDLEKNRPYGDGVVTGYGTVEGRPVAVFSQDFTVFGGALGEVYGEKIVKVMDWAMKTGCPVIGINDSGGARIQEGVASLGMYGEIFRRNTHASGVIPQISLIVGPCAGGAVYSPAITDFVVMVDQTSHMFITGPDVIKTVTGEDVAMEELGGARTHNTTSGNAHHMAGDEKDAIEYVKALLSYLPSNNLAEAPAYPVEADLATSAEDLELDALIPDSANQPYDMHKVIEHVLDDGEFLETQALFAPNIVAGLGRIEGRPVGIIANQPMQFAGCLDIDASEKAARFVRTCDSFNIPVITFVDVPGFLPGTDQEWNGIIRRGAKLIYAYAEATVPLITVITRKAYGGAYDVMGSKHLGADLNLAWPTAQIAVMGAQGAVNILHRRTLAEAKTPEAVEELRQQLITDYEDTLLNPYVAAERGYVDAVIMPSETRSHLVKALRTLRNKRESLPPKKHGNIPL; encoded by the coding sequence ATGGCCGAGCCGGAGCACGACATCCACACCACCGCGGGCAAGCTCGCGGATTTGCGCCGCCGTATGGAAGAGGCGACGCACGCCGGCTCCGAGCGCGCGGTGGAGAAGCAGCACGCCAAGGGCAAGCTGACCGCCCGGGAGCGGATCGAACTGCTCCTCGACGAGGACTCGTTCGTCGAACTGGACGAGCTCGCCCGGCACCGGTCGACCAACTTCGACCTGGAGAAGAACCGGCCCTACGGCGATGGTGTCGTCACGGGTTACGGCACGGTCGAGGGCCGCCCGGTGGCGGTCTTCTCCCAGGACTTCACCGTCTTCGGCGGCGCCCTGGGCGAGGTCTACGGCGAGAAGATCGTCAAGGTCATGGACTGGGCGATGAAGACCGGCTGCCCGGTCATCGGCATCAACGACTCCGGCGGCGCCCGCATCCAGGAGGGTGTGGCCTCGCTCGGCATGTACGGCGAGATCTTCCGCCGCAACACCCACGCCTCCGGTGTGATCCCGCAGATCTCGCTGATCGTGGGCCCGTGCGCGGGCGGCGCGGTGTACTCGCCGGCCATCACGGACTTCGTGGTGATGGTCGACCAGACCTCGCACATGTTCATCACGGGACCCGACGTCATCAAGACGGTGACCGGCGAGGACGTCGCCATGGAGGAGCTGGGCGGCGCCCGCACCCACAACACGACGTCCGGCAACGCGCACCACATGGCGGGTGACGAGAAGGACGCCATCGAGTACGTGAAGGCGCTGCTGTCGTACCTGCCGTCCAACAACCTGGCGGAGGCCCCGGCCTACCCGGTCGAGGCGGACCTGGCGACCAGCGCCGAGGACCTGGAGCTGGACGCGCTGATCCCGGACTCCGCGAACCAGCCGTACGACATGCACAAGGTCATCGAGCACGTGCTCGACGACGGCGAGTTCCTGGAGACGCAGGCGCTGTTCGCGCCGAACATCGTCGCGGGCCTCGGCCGGATCGAGGGGCGGCCGGTCGGCATCATCGCCAACCAGCCGATGCAGTTCGCGGGCTGTCTGGACATCGACGCGTCGGAGAAGGCCGCCCGCTTCGTCCGTACCTGCGACAGCTTCAACATCCCGGTCATCACCTTCGTGGACGTACCCGGCTTCCTGCCCGGCACCGACCAGGAGTGGAACGGCATCATCCGGCGCGGCGCCAAGCTGATCTACGCCTACGCGGAGGCGACGGTCCCGCTGATCACCGTCATCACCCGTAAGGCGTACGGCGGCGCCTACGACGTGATGGGCTCCAAGCACCTGGGCGCGGACCTGAACCTGGCGTGGCCGACCGCGCAGATCGCCGTCATGGGCGCGCAGGGCGCGGTGAACATCCTGCACCGCCGCACGCTGGCGGAGGCCAAGACGCCGGAGGCGGTCGAGGAGCTGCGCCAGCAGCTGATCACCGACTACGAGGACACGCTGCTGAACCCGTACGTGGCGGCCGAGCGCGGTTACGTCGACGCGGTGATCATGCCGTCCGAGACCCGCTCGCACCTGGTCAAGGCGCTGCGGACGCTGCGCAACAAGCGCGAGAGCCTGCCGCCGAAGAAGCACGGCAACATCCCCCTGTAA
- a CDS encoding DeoR/GlpR family DNA-binding transcription regulator produces the protein MFAAERRQLILEMVRANGAVSLRELARVVQTSEVTVRRDVRALEAEGLLDRRHGGAVLPGGFTRESGFPQKSHLATAEKTAIADLAASLVEEGEAIVVGAGTTTQELARRLARIPGLTVVTNSLLVAQALAHANRVEVVMTGGTLRGSNYGLVGSGAEQSLQGLRVSRAFLSGAGLTAERGLSTSNMLSASVDRALVQAAAEVVVLADHTKLGADTMFQTVPTDLITHLVTDEPPPGDDRSATELQALADRGVQVAVASLMGADAIAAGRPRREMPMPAPRRHPHPGQPPLRSATPIAADQQAARIADLRRR, from the coding sequence GTGTTCGCTGCAGAACGTCGCCAATTGATCCTCGAAATGGTGCGGGCCAACGGAGCGGTTTCGCTCCGTGAGCTCGCCCGTGTCGTCCAGACCTCCGAAGTGACCGTACGGCGGGACGTGCGCGCTCTGGAGGCCGAAGGACTGCTCGACCGCCGGCACGGCGGTGCGGTTTTGCCGGGTGGCTTCACCAGGGAGTCCGGTTTTCCGCAGAAATCCCATCTAGCGACCGCGGAGAAGACGGCCATCGCCGATCTCGCGGCGAGTCTCGTCGAAGAGGGCGAGGCCATCGTGGTCGGCGCCGGGACCACCACGCAGGAGCTGGCCCGCCGGCTCGCGCGGATCCCGGGACTGACCGTCGTCACCAACTCCCTGCTGGTGGCGCAGGCGCTGGCACACGCGAACCGGGTCGAGGTCGTCATGACCGGCGGCACTCTGCGCGGCTCCAACTACGGCCTGGTCGGCAGCGGCGCCGAACAGTCCCTCCAGGGACTGCGGGTGTCGCGGGCCTTCCTGTCCGGCGCGGGACTGACCGCGGAGCGCGGTCTGTCGACGTCCAACATGCTCTCCGCGAGCGTGGACCGGGCGCTGGTGCAGGCGGCGGCGGAGGTCGTCGTCCTGGCCGACCATACGAAACTGGGCGCGGACACCATGTTCCAGACCGTGCCCACCGATCTGATCACGCATCTGGTGACGGACGAACCGCCGCCGGGTGACGACCGCAGCGCGACCGAGCTCCAGGCCCTCGCGGACCGTGGAGTGCAGGTCGCCGTCGCGTCCCTGATGGGGGCCGACGCCATCGCGGCCGGCCGGCCGCGCCGCGAGATGCCGATGCCCGCGCCCCGGAGGCACCCGCACCCGGGACAGCCGCCGCTGCGCAGCGCGACGCCGATCGCGGCCGACCAGCAGGCAGCCAGGATCGCCGACCTGCGGCGCCGTTAG
- the mmpB gene encoding morphogenic membrane protein MmpB, translating into MLWSDRDRRDEPPEDMRQVQAMLRRAMLVIALTIPLLMLLVGWHS; encoded by the coding sequence ATGTTGTGGTCGGACCGCGACCGGCGCGACGAACCGCCGGAGGACATGCGGCAGGTGCAGGCGATGCTGCGGCGCGCGATGCTCGTGATCGCGCTGACCATTCCCCTGCTGATGCTGCTCGTCGGCTGGCACAGCTGA
- a CDS encoding biotin carboxylase N-terminal domain-containing protein has translation MRKVLIANRGEIAVRVARACRDAGIASVAIYADPDRDALHVRAADEAYALGGDTPASSYLDYAKVLAAAAESGADSIHPGYGFLSENAEFAQAVLDAGLTWIGPPPQAIRDLGDKVAARHIALRAGAPLVAGTPDPVAGPDEVVAFAQQHGLPVAIKAAFGGGGRGLKVARTIEEIPELFDSAVREAVAAFGRGECFVERYLDRPRHVETQCLADSHGNVVVVSTRDCSLQRRHQKLVEEAPAPFLTDEQNAELYRASKAILKEAGYIGAGTVEFLVAVDGTISFLEVNTRLQVEHPVTEEVSGIDLVREMFRIADGEELGYGDPVLRGHSIEFRINGEDPGRGFLPAPGTVTTFQPPSGPGVRLDAGVESGSVIGPAWDSLLAKLIVTGATRQQALQRAARALAEFRVEGMATAIPFHRAVVADPAFAPELGGSTEPFTVHTRWIETEFQNTITAFAPVGGEDDEAPARETVVVEVGGKRLEVSLPASLGVASMPVGLNKKAPRRATTKKAGSAASGDSLASPMQGTIVKVAVEEGQEVNEGDLVVVLEAMKMEQPLNAHRSGTIKGLTAEVGSSVTSGALICEIKD, from the coding sequence GTGCGCAAGGTGCTCATCGCCAACCGCGGTGAAATTGCAGTCCGCGTCGCCCGCGCCTGCCGGGATGCCGGGATCGCCAGCGTAGCCATCTACGCAGACCCGGATCGGGACGCGCTGCATGTCCGCGCGGCCGACGAGGCCTACGCGTTGGGCGGTGACACCCCGGCGTCCAGCTATCTGGACTACGCCAAGGTGCTGGCCGCCGCAGCCGAATCAGGGGCGGACTCGATCCACCCCGGGTACGGATTCCTGTCCGAGAACGCCGAGTTCGCCCAGGCGGTGCTGGACGCCGGGCTGACCTGGATCGGACCGCCGCCGCAGGCGATCCGCGATCTCGGTGACAAGGTGGCGGCCCGTCATATCGCGCTGCGTGCCGGTGCCCCGCTCGTCGCGGGTACCCCGGACCCGGTCGCGGGCCCGGACGAGGTCGTCGCGTTCGCCCAGCAGCACGGCCTGCCGGTCGCCATCAAGGCCGCCTTCGGCGGTGGTGGGCGTGGTCTGAAGGTCGCGCGCACCATCGAGGAGATCCCGGAGCTGTTCGACTCCGCGGTCCGCGAGGCGGTCGCCGCCTTCGGGCGCGGCGAGTGCTTCGTCGAGCGCTACCTGGACCGGCCGCGGCACGTCGAGACGCAGTGCCTGGCCGACAGCCACGGCAACGTCGTGGTCGTCTCCACCCGTGACTGCTCGCTGCAGCGCCGCCACCAGAAGCTGGTGGAGGAGGCTCCGGCGCCGTTCCTGACCGATGAGCAGAACGCCGAGCTGTACCGGGCGTCCAAGGCCATCCTCAAGGAGGCCGGCTACATCGGCGCGGGCACCGTGGAGTTCCTGGTGGCCGTGGACGGCACGATCTCCTTCCTGGAGGTCAACACCCGTCTGCAGGTCGAGCACCCGGTCACCGAGGAGGTCTCCGGTATCGACCTGGTCCGGGAGATGTTCCGGATCGCGGACGGCGAGGAGCTCGGCTACGGCGACCCGGTGCTGCGGGGTCACTCGATCGAGTTCCGTATCAACGGCGAGGACCCGGGTCGCGGCTTCCTGCCCGCTCCCGGCACCGTCACCACCTTCCAGCCCCCGTCGGGCCCCGGTGTGCGGCTGGACGCGGGCGTCGAGTCCGGCTCGGTCATCGGCCCGGCCTGGGACTCGCTGCTCGCCAAGCTGATCGTGACCGGGGCGACGCGGCAGCAGGCGCTGCAGCGTGCGGCCCGTGCGCTGGCGGAGTTCCGCGTCGAGGGCATGGCCACGGCCATCCCGTTCCACCGCGCGGTCGTGGCCGACCCGGCGTTCGCCCCCGAGCTGGGCGGATCCACCGAGCCGTTCACCGTCCACACCCGGTGGATCGAGACGGAGTTCCAGAACACCATCACGGCGTTCGCGCCGGTCGGTGGCGAGGACGACGAGGCCCCGGCCCGCGAGACGGTGGTCGTCGAGGTCGGCGGCAAGCGCCTGGAGGTCTCCCTCCCGGCGTCGCTCGGTGTCGCGTCCATGCCGGTCGGCCTGAACAAGAAGGCGCCGCGCCGCGCCACCACCAAGAAGGCCGGTTCGGCCGCTTCCGGTGACTCCCTGGCATCCCCGATGCAGGGCACCATCGTCAAGGTCGCGGTCGAGGAGGGCCAGGAGGTCAACGAGGGCGACCTCGTCGTCGTCCTGGAGGCCATGAAGATGGAGCAGCCGCTCAACGCGCACCGCTCCGGCACCATCAAGGGCCTGACGGCCGAGGTCGGCTCCTCGGTCACCTCGGGCGCGCTGATCTGCGAGATCAAGGACTGA
- a CDS encoding nucleoside triphosphate pyrophosphatase: MSTPRPLVLASASPARLNLLRQAGLDPRVVVSGVDEDALTAANPAELARVLAEAKAAAVAAGLTGGELVIGCDSVLELDGEALGKPADAAEATARWMSMRGRSGVLRTGHCVIDTANGKQVSVTASTTVRFGSPDDAEIAAYVASGEPLYVAGAFTLDGRSAPFVDGIDGDPGNVIGLSLPTLRRLLGDLDVRITDLWTA, encoded by the coding sequence ATGAGCACCCCTCGCCCCCTCGTCCTGGCCTCCGCCTCCCCCGCCCGTCTCAACCTGCTGCGGCAGGCGGGACTCGATCCCCGGGTCGTGGTCAGCGGGGTCGACGAGGACGCGCTGACGGCCGCGAACCCGGCGGAGCTGGCGCGGGTGCTGGCCGAGGCGAAGGCGGCGGCGGTCGCGGCCGGCCTGACCGGCGGCGAGCTGGTGATCGGCTGCGACTCCGTCCTGGAACTGGACGGCGAGGCGCTGGGCAAGCCGGCGGACGCCGCGGAGGCGACCGCCCGGTGGATGTCGATGCGCGGCCGGTCGGGCGTACTGCGGACGGGTCACTGCGTCATCGACACCGCGAACGGCAAGCAGGTGTCGGTGACCGCGTCGACGACGGTGCGCTTCGGCTCGCCGGACGACGCCGAGATCGCCGCCTACGTCGCGAGCGGCGAGCCGCTGTACGTCGCGGGCGCGTTCACCCTGGACGGCCGCTCGGCCCCGTTCGTCGACGGCATCGACGGGGACCCGGGCAACGTCATCGGGCTGTCCCTGCCGACGCTGCGGCGGCTGCTGGGCGACCTGGACGTGCGGATCACCGACCTCTGGACGGCGTAG
- a CDS encoding helix-turn-helix domain-containing protein — protein MRADAQRNYDRLLAEARQAFIVHGTDASLEDIARHAGVGIGTLYRHFPDRYALMNAVFEQEVELLTVRADELLTADSPTDALVRWLRMVAVHSTMYRGLAAAIMAAGDAKMVACKVPLRAAGGALLERAQRAGEVRTDATIADLLKLTNAIVLVAEKDPERQAIFDRLMDLTLHGLRTPAGVTAQA, from the coding sequence ATGCGGGCAGACGCGCAGCGCAACTACGACCGGTTGCTGGCCGAGGCCCGACAGGCCTTCATCGTGCACGGCACCGACGCGTCGCTGGAGGACATCGCACGCCACGCGGGCGTCGGCATCGGCACCCTCTACCGGCACTTCCCCGACCGCTACGCGCTGATGAACGCGGTCTTCGAGCAGGAGGTCGAGCTGCTGACCGTGCGCGCGGACGAACTGCTGACGGCGGACTCACCGACCGACGCGCTCGTCCGGTGGCTGCGGATGGTCGCCGTCCACTCCACCATGTACCGCGGCCTGGCGGCCGCCATCATGGCCGCGGGCGACGCGAAGATGGTCGCGTGCAAGGTGCCGCTGCGCGCGGCGGGCGGGGCGCTGCTGGAGCGCGCCCAGCGGGCCGGTGAGGTACGTACGGACGCGACCATCGCCGACCTGCTCAAGCTGACGAACGCCATCGTGCTGGTGGCCGAGAAGGACCCGGAACGTCAGGCGATCTTCGACCGGCTGATGGACCTGACCCTGCACGGCCTGCGCACCCCGGCAGGAGTCACCGCGCAGGCGTGA
- a CDS encoding acyl-CoA carboxylase subunit epsilon gives MIKVERGNPTPEELAAVVALVQARAAATAGSADGPRQTEHWADPAHNVPRPVPGPGPGAWRTSFWPR, from the coding sequence GTGATCAAGGTAGAGCGGGGAAATCCGACCCCGGAGGAGCTTGCCGCCGTCGTGGCACTGGTCCAGGCGCGGGCCGCCGCGACGGCGGGCAGCGCCGACGGCCCGCGGCAGACGGAGCATTGGGCCGACCCGGCCCACAATGTGCCCCGCCCGGTCCCCGGCCCGGGTCCCGGCGCGTGGCGCACGTCCTTCTGGCCGCGCTGA
- a CDS encoding NAD(P)H-quinone dehydrogenase has protein sequence MGYVTRIVIIGGGPGGYEAALVASQLGAEVTVVDCDGLGGASVLTDCVPSKTLIATAEVMTTFDSSYEELGIIVADDTPPLEQAARVVGVDLGKVNRRVKRLALAQSHDITASVTRAGARVMRGRGRLEGCQTAGGTRCVVVEAADGTSETLTADAVLIATGARPRELADALPDGERILNWTQVYDLDELPEELIVVGSGVTGAEFAGAYQALGSKVTLVSSRDRVLPGEDPDAAAVLEDVFRRRGMNVMARSRAESAKRVGDRVEVTLADGRVITGSHCLMAVGAIPNTTGMGLEEAGVKLKDSGHIWTDKVSRTSAPGVYAAGDVTGVFALASVAAMQGRIAMYHFLGDAVAPLNLKTVSSNVFTDPEIATVGYTQADVDSGRIDARCVKLPLLRNPRAKMQGIRDGFVKLFCRPGTGIVVGGVVVSPRASELIHPISIAVDNNLTVEQIANAFTVYPSLSGSIAEVARQLHTRKTASEL, from the coding sequence ATGGGGTACGTGACTCGGATCGTGATCATTGGCGGCGGACCCGGCGGATATGAGGCAGCGCTCGTTGCCTCGCAGCTCGGCGCGGAGGTGACCGTCGTCGACTGCGACGGTCTGGGCGGGGCGTCGGTACTCACCGACTGCGTCCCGTCGAAGACTTTGATTGCCACCGCCGAGGTGATGACCACCTTCGACTCCTCGTACGAAGAGCTGGGCATCATCGTCGCGGACGACACCCCGCCGCTGGAGCAGGCGGCGCGTGTGGTGGGCGTGGACCTGGGCAAGGTGAACCGGCGGGTGAAGCGCCTGGCGCTCGCCCAGTCGCACGACATCACCGCCTCCGTCACCCGTGCGGGCGCACGGGTGATGCGCGGCCGCGGCCGGCTGGAGGGCTGCCAGACCGCAGGTGGCACCCGGTGTGTCGTCGTCGAGGCGGCGGACGGCACGTCGGAGACGCTGACGGCCGACGCGGTGCTCATCGCGACCGGCGCCCGCCCGCGCGAGCTGGCGGACGCGCTGCCGGACGGCGAGCGGATCCTGAACTGGACGCAGGTCTACGACCTGGACGAGCTCCCCGAGGAGCTCATCGTGGTGGGCTCCGGTGTGACCGGCGCGGAGTTCGCCGGCGCGTACCAGGCGCTCGGCTCGAAGGTGACGCTTGTCTCCTCGCGCGACCGCGTGCTGCCGGGCGAGGACCCGGACGCCGCCGCCGTCCTGGAGGACGTCTTCCGGCGCCGCGGCATGAACGTGATGGCGCGCTCGCGCGCCGAGTCCGCCAAGCGGGTCGGCGACCGGGTGGAGGTCACCCTGGCGGACGGCCGGGTCATCACCGGCTCGCACTGCCTGATGGCGGTGGGCGCCATCCCGAACACCACCGGAATGGGTCTGGAGGAGGCGGGCGTCAAACTCAAGGACTCCGGCCACATCTGGACCGACAAGGTCTCCCGCACCTCCGCGCCCGGCGTGTACGCGGCCGGTGACGTCACCGGCGTCTTCGCCCTCGCCTCGGTCGCCGCCATGCAGGGCCGGATCGCGATGTACCACTTCCTGGGCGACGCGGTCGCGCCGCTCAACCTCAAGACGGTCTCCTCGAACGTCTTCACGGACCCGGAGATCGCCACCGTCGGCTACACCCAGGCCGACGTCGACAGCGGCCGGATCGACGCCCGCTGCGTCAAGCTGCCGCTGCTGCGCAACCCGCGCGCCAAGATGCAGGGCATCAGGGACGGCTTCGTGAAGCTGTTCTGCCGGCCGGGCACCGGGATCGTCGTCGGGGGCGTCGTCGTGTCGCCGCGCGCCAGCGAGCTGATCCACCCGATCTCGATCGCGGTCGACAACAACCTGACCGTCGAGCAGATCGCGAACGCGTTCACCGTCTACCCGTCCCTGTCGGGCTCGATCGCCGAGGTGGCGCGCCAGCTGCACACCCGCAAGACCGCGAGCGAGCTCTAG
- a CDS encoding biotin--[acetyl-CoA-carboxylase] ligase has protein sequence MTTPNRWSDLERPPLGEAALRRAVIAPDSPWTSLDVVEATGSTNSDLAQRANAGAPEGAVLVAEEQTAGRGRLDRQWSAPPRSGLFFSVLLRPADVPVERWGWLPLLAGVATATALSRAAGVDTALKWPNDLLVTIDGEERKTGGILAERAGTDGVVIGIGVNVSLRTEELPVPAAGSLALAGAKGTDRDPLLRAVLRSLADWYGEWRAAAGDPAASRLQQTYAAGCATLGREVRAELPGGRELVGTAVGVDDDGRLVLATADGEQAVGAGDVVHVRRA, from the coding sequence ATGACGACTCCCAACCGCTGGTCCGACCTGGAGCGCCCCCCTCTCGGCGAAGCCGCGCTGCGCCGGGCGGTCATCGCGCCGGACAGCCCCTGGACGTCCCTCGACGTCGTCGAGGCCACTGGTTCCACCAACAGCGACCTCGCACAACGCGCCAACGCCGGTGCCCCGGAAGGCGCCGTACTCGTCGCGGAGGAACAGACCGCGGGCCGCGGCCGGCTCGACCGCCAGTGGTCGGCGCCGCCGCGCTCCGGCCTGTTCTTCTCGGTGCTGCTGCGGCCCGCCGACGTACCGGTGGAGCGCTGGGGCTGGCTGCCGCTGCTCGCCGGCGTCGCGACCGCCACCGCGCTGTCCCGGGCGGCCGGCGTCGACACGGCACTCAAATGGCCCAACGACCTGCTGGTCACCATCGACGGCGAGGAGCGCAAGACCGGCGGCATCCTCGCCGAGCGCGCCGGCACCGACGGAGTCGTCATCGGCATCGGCGTCAACGTGTCGCTGCGCACCGAGGAACTGCCCGTCCCCGCCGCGGGCTCCCTCGCCCTCGCCGGCGCCAAGGGCACCGACCGCGACCCGCTGCTGCGCGCCGTGCTGCGCTCCCTCGCCGACTGGTACGGCGAGTGGCGCGCGGCCGCCGGCGACCCGGCCGCCTCCCGCCTCCAGCAGACGTACGCGGCCGGCTGCGCCACGCTGGGCCGCGAGGTCCGCGCCGAGCTGCCCGGCGGCCGCGAGCTGGTCGGCACCGCGGTCGGCGTGGACGACGACGGCCGGCTGGTGCTCGCCACCGCGGACGGCGAGCAGGCGGTCGGCGCCGGGGACGTCGTCCACGTCCGCCGCGCGTAG